CGAGCTGGCGGTTGAACCAGTTCGAGATCGCAGCGTCGTAAGCCGCGGTGCGCGCATAGGCCTTCGCGGCAAGCCGACGGCGCAGCTTCAGCGTCGTGGCACCGTTGTTCGCGGCGAGCTCGTCGAGCACGGCCTTGTAGTCGTCGGCTTCCACAACGACAGCGACGTAGTCATGGTTTTTCGCGGCGGCGCGGATCATCGCGGGGCCGCCGATGTCGATGTTCTCGATGCAATCCTCGAAGCCCGCGCCTTTGTCGACGGTCGCCTCGAACGGATAGAGATTGACGACGAGCAGGTCGATCGGCGCGATGCCATGCGCCTTCATTGCCTCGGCGTGCTCCTTGTTGTCGCGGATCGCGAGCAGGCCGCCATGCACCTTCGGATGCAGCGTCTTGACGCGGCCGTCCATCATCTCGGGGAAGCCGGTGAGCTCGGAAACGTCCTTCACCTTGAGGCCCGCCGCGGCAATCGCCTTCGCGGTGCCGCCGGTCGAGACCAGTTCGACATCATGCGCGGCAAGCGCCTTGGCGAACTCGATCAGGCCTGATTTGTCGGAGACGGAAAGAAGGGCGCGGGTGACGCGGCGGGGATGGTCAGTCATGAGCAAGATCCTCTGCTAACGGAGTGTCTATGCCCAGGCGCGCGGCGGATATGTGTCGCGCTTCCCGATGGTGCTCCATCCAAGGTCGCCAGTCGCGCGAACGAGCGCTCGATAGCAGCTTTTGGCCGTTTTCACAACGACGAGATGAGCCGAATCGAGCGCGTCTACAGCGGAAGTTCCGGCTCCCGGCGAGCATTGCGGCGGGCGTTGGTCACCGCAGGCGAGGCGGTCGAACGCACAAAACTCCAGCGGATCGAGGGCGCCTGGCGGGCATCCTGGCGGATCACGATCTGGGCGGTGCGGCGGGGCCCGTCATTGCCGGCCAGGAACACGCTGTCCTCGAGATCGACCTTGTCGTCGAGCGCTTCGAAGGTCCAGACGTCGCGGTTCGGCAGCACCAGCATGACGCCGCGGGCATCCGACAGCCGGCTCGCCTTCACCGCGGGATGCAGATGGAAGCGCAACGCGAAATCGGCATCAGGTCCCTTGAGGCGCGCGCCTTGCGGCGGCGACAGCGTGTCCTCACCGTCGATTCGCGCGCCGTCATTGGCCACCATCAGCACGCGGCGATGGATCACGCCGAATTTGGCGAGATAGCCGTCATGCGAGGTCGTCAGCAGCGTGCCGTCCTGCACGATTTCGCGATAGCTCTCGACTTCATGGGGGCCGCTGATGATCGGCGCGCCGTGCAGCAGCCGCTTCATCGCCGACATCTCGACGAACTGGCAGGACGACGTGTCGTGATAGCTCAGCGTCGAATGCGCCACGGTGCCGCGCGCGAACGGCCGCCAATTGTCGCGGCCCGTGGTCGGCATGCCGCAATTGGTGACGATACGGCTGGTGCCGGATGACAGTTCGAACGACAGGCAACCGGCATGTGCATCGTGGCTCACGCCCGGCGGCGGCGGCGGGCCGGTGTCGATGATCACGGTGGTCGGGCCGGCATCGAGGCGCTGGAAGCCGGTGTGCGGCATGTTCGCCATCGGTGCGCCGTGGGCATCGTCATAAGCGAGCAGTGTCGCAAGCAGGTCCGACGGCGTCGCGCTCATGCCGTTGAACAGCGCAAAATTGCCGTCGCCATGCCGGAAGAAACGCAGCATCGGCATCATGCGATCGATCGCGTTGAGCAGCGCCGGCGGCGGCGCAATGTTGCGCGCGGCAAAGGTCTGCCGCAGCGGCAACAGGTCGATCAGCAGTTCGATCAGCGCACCGGGGTTGCGCGAGATGTGTCCGCCGTCGGGAAGGATCTGCCGCTGCAATTCGTCGGAGAGCTTTTTCGACGCGCCGCGGATGTGACGCGCCTGGTTGGCGAGGCAGAGCGTCGTGTAGCACAGCGCGATCTGCACCTGTAGCTTCGGCACCCCGTCGGGGATGTTGACCATGGTGTAGCGCAGGAAGCGGATCTCGCGCGCGAGCGCGCGCAAGTAGCGGCGATAGAACTTGTTGTCGGTGTCGTTGAGAACCAGCGGTGCCTGCGACAGCAATGAGATCACGCGCCGGGCCAGCACATCGGCGCGGCGCGCCACCGGCCGGCGCTTGTTGGCGGGATTGCTGATCCAGTCCTCGACCAGCGCCCGCGCATTCGCCCGCGTCAACGCGGTGTCGGCGGCGCGCAAGTGACGCAGCCAGCCGAAGCCGAGCAGCGCGACCTCCCAATCTTCCGAGGGCGGATCGAGATCGAAGATCGAGCGGCCGTGGCAATTGACGATCTTGCCGGCGAAGACGAAGCGCCCGGCATAGATCTCGGCAGCGCGTGTCGCATCCGCGGTGCGCAGATCATGCGGCGCGATGATCAGCCGATCGGTGCGGCCGGGCCAGACCCGCGACAACGCGACGGAACCGCCGCTCGCGCGCGCGAGCATGTTCCGCGCGAAGCGGTTCATGACCAGCGTCGAGATACGTCTGCGTTGAGCGACCGACACGCCTTGCCTTGAAGGGGGAGAGGATTCCGACGAATCCTTATTAATCCCAAAATCGGTCGGCTGACACCACCTTGAAAGGCTCCGAATCAGGGTGTCGGTAGCAAAATCCGGTGCAAAATCAGGATTTAACGAGCCGGGCCGCGTAAAATCCGTCGAGCCCGCCGAGCTTCGGGTCGGCGTGCGGCAGGTGGCTCGGCAGGGTCCGGAGATCGCCCTCAGGGGTGATGATCTCGCTGAGCCCGGAGACTTCGCTGGCATCGATCGGTACGCGGCGAAGCGCAGGCTCCGCGGCCAGCAGAGTGGCGACGGCCTGCTCGCCTTCTTCGGGTTCCAGCGAACAGGTGCAGTAGACCAGCGTCCCGCCCGGTTTGAGCAGCGATACGGATTTGCGCAGAAGCCGTTGCTGCAGAACGGTCATCGCGGCGACGTCGGACTCCTGCCGCAGCCATGCGACGTCGGGGTGCCGGCGGATTGTCCCGGTCGAGGTGCAGGGCGCGTCGATCAGGACGCCATCGAAGCCCTCTGCCGGCCCTGCCCATTCCACGGCGTCAGCGACGACAGTCTCGGCCTCGAGCGACAGCCGACTCAGGTTTTCGCGCAGGCGTGCCACCCGGGCAGGCGAGCGGTCGAGCGCCGTGACACGCGCGCCGGCTTGTGCAAGTTGTGCCGTCTTGCCTCCGGGCGCGGCGCAGAGGTCGGCGATGGATTTGCCCTTGATGTCGCCGAACAGCCGGACCGGCAGTGCGGCGGCGGCATCCTGCACCCACCATTGTCCCTCGGCGAAGCCGGGCAGCATCGTCACCGAGCCATGCAGCAGCGTACGCACCGATCCGGTCGGCAGCACTTCGCCATGCAGCCGGCTCGCCCATTGCGCGGCGTCGGACTTCACGGTCAGGTCGAGCGATGGTTCGTGACCGAGCGCGAGCGCCATCTCCCGTGCGGTCGCCTCGCCGTAATGTGCGCTCCAGCGCGCCAGCAGCCAGGGCGGCAGGTCCAGCGATTGGGTCGCGACCTCCTCGACCAGCGCCTGGCCCTCGCGCGCGCAGCGGCGCAGCACGGCGTTGACGAGGCCGGCATAGCGCGCGGCGCGCCGGTCGGATTGCACAAGGCGCACCGAGAGATCGACCGCGGCGTGATCGGGCACGTCCATCCAGAGGATCTGGGCGGCGCCGATCAGCAGCGCGCTCTGCGCGCGCGGCGCGTCGGACGGGATGCCCTTGTCGAGCAGGCGCGACAGCACATGGCCGAGGGTGCCGAGGCGGCGCAGGATGGTTGCGACCAGGCGCCGCATCAGGGCGCGGTCGCGGTCGGCGAGCGTCTTCAGTCCGGGATGGGCACCGGAGCCATCGAGCTGGTCGTCGAGCGTGCGGTGCTTGTGCAGGACGCCATCGACGATGTCGGCAGCGATCCGCCGTGCCGCGAGACCGGGCACTTCGGACGGAGGGGCAAAACGTTGAGATGGCATGCGGAAGCAAGGTTCTGAGCGAGCGGCAGTTCCGCCGAGAGGGGCGCATGCCTAGAGAGCACAGTGTCTGGCACGCGAATATGCCAAATGTAAGAATGGCCTCTGGCGATTTCAGCCCTTAGCTGCCATTTCAGCAATGCGATATTGGATCTCGCGCCTGTCGCGATCCTGCGCTAGGAACCCGGACGATGAACGACCAACCTCCCGCTTCCAGTCGCAAGCCCTTGCCGCCTGCCGCGCAGCGCGCGTTGGCTGAGGCGGAGGAGCGTCGGCGGGCTGCGGCGGCACATGCCGAGGCTGCACCGAAAGAATTGCAGGGGCCGAAGGGGCCTGAGCCCACGCGCTACGGCGATTGGGAGCGCAAAGGCATCGCCTCCGATTTCTGAGGCTCGGCTTTTTCGAGGTCACTTGTCGGTTCGGCCGACTCAGCCCTAGCGTGCGCGGATGCCGCGCTTCGACCCAGATCGCTCCTATCGGTCGTCTTACGGCGGCTCCCCATTCGGCCGTCGCTTCTCCGGACTGTTGCCGTGGATGTTCGTGGTCGGCATCGTCACGGTGATCGTGCTCAGCTTCCGGCATGGCACCCACTGGCCCGTTCCGTATGCGGCTGACGACCGCGCCAGCGAGATCATCCTGCAGCATTCAGGCAATCCCGACGATCGCCTGCAAGTCGACGTCGTCCGCACCATCGATGGCGACACGTTTCTCGCGCGCGTGCATCAGCACGACGGACGCGATCTCGTCGCGCGGGTTCGACTGCGCGGCATCGATGCGGCCGAGATGAAGGCGTCCTGTCAGGACGAACTAGACAAGGCGGATGCGGCCACCAAGGCGCTGCGCAATCTGCTCGGTCAGGGTGGCGTCACCATCTACAATCTCGGCTCGGAAAAATACGGGCGCGTTCTTGCCGATGTCGCGACCAAGCGCACGGCAAACGTCTCGGCCGCGATGCTCGCCGGCGGCTACGCGCGCAGCTACAATGGCGGCCATCGTGGCAGCTGGTGCGCGCGCGGCTGGCGCTTCTGGTAACAAAAAAGCCGCGTCTGGCGACGCGGCTTTCGTTGTTCCTGTCTGAGATTTCGATCAGCGCGTCACGACTACCGTCGTGCCGACCGAGACGCGGCTGTAGAGATCGGTGATGTCGTCGTTGAGCATGCGGATGCAGCCATAGGAGACGAAGCCGCCGACCGAGCCCGGCACGTTGGTGCCGTGAATCGCATATTCGCCACCGGCCAGCGTCATCGCCGCAACGCCCATCGGGTTACGCGGCGAACCGCCCGGGATCACGTCGGGAAGCTGCGGCTTGTCGCGCTTCACCTCGGCGGGCGGCGACCAGGCCGGGTTGCGATACTTGCCGTCGATGCGGGTGGTGCCGGCCCACTGCTTGCCGGACTTGCCGACGCCCACCGGATAGCGCACTGCGTGGCCGCTATCGAGGATGAGATAAAGCCGACGCTCGTTGGTTTTGACCACGATGGTACCAGGCGAATAATTTTCCAGGTGCGCGCCCACCATTTCCGGCCGCGCCTCCGCCGCTGTCGAGATCAAGACTCCCGCCCCGATGGTGGCAGCGAGCGCCAGTGCAATCTTCATCGACATCAATTTTCCCTCAACCCCGAACGGATCGTCCAAAATCACGCAAAACCGGCAATTGCCGCTTCGCCCAGACATCCTTAACCGCGCTTGTTGACCGGAGGGTTTCCACGCGAGGTCGCCGAGGGCGAGCCAGCAGGGGGAAGAAAGGAAATGTTCGAAACAAAGTAAATGACCTGAAAACAACACCCGGCGTGAAACATGCCGCCGTGCCGGCTCCCGCCCTGACAAATGCGTGAGGGTGTGAACGGCAGTCGTTTTGGGAGGTGTCGGCGCGAAGGGCGGCCTCATGTCCCGATGCGCTGCAGCGCCTCAGCGCTGCTGCGCAGAGCCGGGATCCAAGAGGCCACACGTTTCTGCCGTTATATGGGGCCCCGGCTCTGCGGCGCACCGCGAAGTGTGCGCTGCGCCGCGTCCGGGGCACGAGAGAGCTTACGCCGACTTCTTGTTCTGCCGGTTCTTCACGAGGTCATCGACCACGGCGGGATCGGCCAGCGTCGAGGTGTCCCCCAAGCTGCCCGGCTCGTCCTCGGCGATCTTGCGCAGGATGCGGCGCATGATCTTGCCCGAGCGGGTCTTGGGCAGGCCCGGTGCGAACTGGATCTGGTCGGGCGAGGCGATCGGACCGATCTCCTTGCGCACCCAGGTGACGAGTTCCTTCCGCAGATCCTCGCTCGGCTCGATGCCGGCCATCAAGGTGACATAGGCGTAGATGCCCTGGCCCTTGATGTCGTGCGGGAATCCGACCACGGCCGCTTCCGAGACTTTCTCGTGTGCGACCAGCGCGCTCTCGACTTCCGCGGTGCCCATGCGGTGACCGGAGACGTTGATGACGTCGTCGACGCGGCCGGTGATCCAGTAATAACCGTCGGTGTCGCGGCGGCAGCCGTCACCGGTGAAATACTTGCCCTTGTAGGTCGAGAAATAGGTCTGCTCGAAGCGGGCGTGATCGCCATAGACCGTGCGCATCTGGCCCGGCCATGAGCGGGTCAAACAGAGATTGCCTGACGTCTCACCCTCCAGAACATTGCCGTCGGCGTCGACGATCTCAGGCGCCACGCCGAAGAACGGTTGCGTCGCCGAGCCCGGCTTGAGCTTGGTCGCGCCCGGTAGCGGCGTGATCAGGATGCCGCCGGTCTCGGTCTGCCACCAGGTGTCGACGATCGGGCAGCGGTCGTCGCCGACGACGCGGTGATACCACTCCCATGCCTCGGGATTGATGGGCTCGCCGACCGAGCCGAGCAGGCGGAGCGAGGCGCGCGAGGTCTTCTTCACGGGCTCGTCGCCCGACTGCATCAGCGCGCGGATCGCGGTCGGTGCGGTGTAGAAGATGTTGACCTTGTGCTTGTCGATGACGTTCCAGAAGCGCGAATTGTCCGGATAATTCGGCACGCCTTCGAACATCAGCGTGGTCGCGCCATTCGCCAGCGGCCCGTACAGAATGTAGCTATGGCCGGTGACCCAGCCGACGTCGGCGGTGCACCAGTAGATGTCGCCGTCATGATAGTCGAACACGTATTGGTGCGTCATCGAGGCGAACACGAGATAGCCGCCCGAGGTATGCAGCACGCCCTTGGGCTGGCCGGTCGAGCCCGACGTATAGAGGATGAACAGCGGATCCTCGGCATGCATGTGCTCGACCGGGCATTCGGTCGTCACCATTGCAGCCGCCTCGTGATACCAGAGGTCGCGCGTCGGGTTCATGTCGATCTTGCCGCCGGTGCGCTTGACCACGACGACCCAGTCGACGCCGTCGGCCTTGGCGAGCGCCGCGTCGACATTGGCCTTCAATGGCACCTTCCTGCCGCCGCGCAAGCCTTCGTCCGCCGTGATGATGACCTTTGACTGACAGTCGTTGATGCGCTGGGCGAGTGAATCAGGCGAGAAGCCCGCGAACACCACCGAGTGGACCGCACCGATCCGCGCGCAGGCCAGCATCGCGTAGGCCGCTTCCGGAATCATCGGCAGATAAATCGTGACGCGGTCGCCCTTCTTGACGTTGCGGGTGCGCAGGATGTTGGCCATCCGGCAGACCTCGTCATGCAGCTCCTTGTAGGTGATGTGCTTCGACTGAGAGGGATCGTCGCCTTCCCAGATGATCGCGGTCTGGTTGCCGCGCTTGGCGAGATGGCGGTCGATGCAGTTATGGGCGACGTTGAGAATTCCGTCCTCGAACCATTTGATCGAGATGTTGCCGGGGGCGAAGGAGACGTTCTCGATCTTCGTCGGCGCGTGCATCCAGTCGATGCGCTTGGCATGCTCGGCCCAGAAGGCATTCGGGTCCGCGATCGAGCGCGCATACATGTCCTTGTACTTGGCCTGGTCGACCCAGGCTCGCTTGGCCCATTCCGCGGGGACGTCGTAGATCTTCTCGGACATGCTTCCCTCCACATACGGCAAGCCGAGCACAGCGGACTGGCGAGCCGACTTCATCGTTGAACGATTATGCGTCGGGCTAACCGGACCCGACAAGGACAACAAGCTGGACCTTCGGAGAGCGGGCCGCCATGCGGAGGATCAAGCTGCAACGACCGGCTGTCGCAAATCTGAAACAGCCAGATCGGCGGCTTCCGGCCCTTTACCCAAATCCCGGGAATAAGGCTGTGCAGGGCGCCCATGCGTCGCAGGAGGTATTTGGAAACCGCTTTTCACTGATTCGGGACTCGCAATGCGGTTCGGAACACCCTAAGTGGCTAACCCGAGTCCCAAGAGGCCTTCCAGGCGAAGCTTGGAACAAAAATCAGAACAGCGGCATTGAACGGTACCAGACAGGGCTAAGGCTTAAGACTATGATGGATCAGCAGAATCTCGGGACGATGCGGCCTGCCTCGGCCGATCCTGCTGCCATTGCGCTGGCCAAAGCCCTCGGACAATGGCCGAAACCGGCCGGTTCCACCCGTCGCAGCCCGAAAAAAGTCTTCGACACGGCGCCCGCGGCGACGGTCGAGACCCTCGCCAAGGAGCTGGGCCTGCGGCTCGGCGACCAGAACGAGCTGACCATCCGGCGCATCCGCCGCGGCAAGGGCTATTCCTTCGTCCGCCCCAACGGCGCCCATATCCGTGACGCCCGCACTATCCGCCGGCTGCACGCCATGGCGGTGCCGCCGGCCTATCGCGAAGTGCGCTACTCGGCCGACCCGAGTTCGCATCTCCAGGCGGTGGGTCGCGATGCCGCAGGCCGGCTGCAGTATCGCTATCACGCCGACTGGGAGAAGGTCCGCGAGCATCGCAAGGCGCACCGCCTGGAAAAGCTCGTCGGCGCGCTGCCCAAAATCCGGCGCAAGGTCTCGGCGTTCCTGTCGGGCGACGCGCCGACGCGCGAGTTCGCGCTCTCGGCCGTGATCGAGCTGATCGCGCGCACCGCGATCCGTCCCGGCAACGAATCCTATGCCCGTCTCAACGGGACCCGCGGCGCCACAACGCTGCTGAAGTCCAACGTCACGCTTGAAGGGGATAGCTTCGTGCTGACCTTCAAGGCGAAGGGCGGCAAGGCCGTGCGCAAGGAGTGCGACGCGGCCAAGCTGGTCCGTGCCATCGGCATTTTGCAGGGCGTCCCCGGCAAGCGCATGTTCCAATATCGCGATGCCTACGGCATCGTGCGCGCCGTCAGCACCACGCAGGTGAACGCGTTCCTGCGCGAGATCGCCGGAATCAAGATCTCACTGAAGGATTTCCGCACGCTGATGGCGTCCGCCGTCGTCGTGGAATCTCTCTCGCGGATCACGCCGGCGACCAGCCAGCGCGGCCGCAAGAAGCAGGTGCTGGACGCGATCCGCGCCGCCGCCGACAAGCTCTCGAACACGCCGGCAATCTGCCGCAAGAGCTACGTCCACGACACCATCGTCACGGCGTTCGAAGACGGCATTCTCGAACGTTTTGCGGCGACGATGAAGGGCCAGCGTTCGCAGGCCAGGCGCGAGCAGCTTTTGGCGCAGGTGGTCGCGACCGCGGCGGTTTGATCCGCCGCATCGCTACATATTGTCCGAAACACCTTTGTCGGGACCGGGATCGCGGCCGGCGGCGGCACTCGTGAGTCGCCCCAGATAATGCGCCCAGCCTTTCGCGTGCGCGGCCACCTGTTCCTCGGTCGGCAACCCGCTATGAGTCATGCGCATCAGCGTGCCGCCGTCGCGTTCGATCAGGTCGATTTCGATCAGGCTCGAGCCGGGCGGCACTTCCTGACCGCCCTCCCAGCCGAATGTGTAGGCCAGTCGATGCACCGGGACGACTTCGCGGAAAGCGCCGCGGGCGACGCTGGCACGCGGGCCGATTCCCCTCAGCAGATAGAGCCCGCCGGGATGCGGCTCGGTGGTCGCATCCGAGCCCATCCAGCTCAGGATTTTCTCGGGATCGGTCAAATAGGCGAAGACTGTGGCGCGCGGGGCGGCGATCTGGGTCTCGCGTCGCAATACGAACGGCTCGGTCATAGGCGATCATCCCTGGCGTGTTGCTGGCACATGGCGGCGCCAACGCGGCCCGTCAAGGATTGCCCGTGACAAAGGCGGCCCTCCTTCGCCATCATCGGATCATGCAACTCTCACCGACCCTCGCCTGGCTTGTCGATGCCGCTTCGGACAGTTCCGGCGCCGATCGCCTGCTCGCGGAACTCGGCGCGCATTTGCGCGCCGATGGCGTGCCGCTTGCGGCGGGCGCCCTGACCCTGGAGGTGCCGCACCCGCTGATCGCGAAGCGGACATGGCTGTGGCGCGCAGACAACGGCCGGGTGATCGAGGCGCTGGGATTTGCGCCGGGCGGGCTGGCGCCCGATTTGCCTGACGATGCCGGCCGTCGCTGGCTGCGCGGCGTCGCGGGCGGCGACGTGCATGAGGACGTTGTCGGGCGCGATGGCCCACTGCTCGGCTGGATCGGGCCGCGTCCGTTTACATCAGACGAAATCGGGCAATTGCGGCAGGCCGCGCGCTTTGCCGCGACACCGCTCGCTGTGCTCGCTGCACGCGCGACCTTGCGGGCGACGCTGGAGGCCTATCTCGGCAAGCGCAGCGCCGAGCGGGTGTTGGCGGCACCTCTGCGGCGCGATCTCGGCGAGACCATCCAGGCTGCGCTGCTCTATGCGGATCTGCGCGGCTTCACCACTTTGTCCGAAAACAGTCAGCCGGCGGATGTCATCGCAGCCCTGGATGCCTGGTTCGATCGCATCGCCGGCGCCGTTCACGCCTTTGGCGGCGAGGTGCTGAAATTCATCGGCGATGGGGTGCTCGCGATCTTTCCGGTGGTCGAGGCATCACCGCGTCGCGCCTGCGAGGCCGCGCTGCGTGCTGCAGGCGCAGCCGAGGCCGGAATGGCGTATCTCAACGCGGAACGTAGCGCTCTGGGATTGCCGCCACTGGCGTTCGGTGCCGCACTTCACCTCGGCGAGATGCTCTGGGGCAATATCGGCGCGGCCAATCGGCTCGACTTCACGGCGATCGGTCCCGCCGTCAATCTCGCCAGCCGGCTCGAAGGCCTGTGCAAGCCGCTCGGCAGGACCGTGCTGGTCTCGGCCGCGCTTGCCGCCGAAACGGAGATGCCTTTGGTCGCGCTCGGGCTGCACAAGCTGCGCGGCATTGCCTCGCCGTGCGAAGTGCTGACGCTGCCGGAGACGCAAGCACGGACGTCGTAGCTCTTAAACCCCGCCCATCTTGCAAACGAGCTTCCACTCCTCGGTCGTCACCGGCTGCACCGACAGGCGCGAATATTTCACCAGCGCCATGTCGGCGAGCTTCTTCTCCGCCTTGATCGCGGCCATCGTCACCGGCGTCTTCAAGGGCTTGTCGGCCTTGATGTCGACGCAGACGAACTTTTCGGTCTTGTCGGTCGGGTCGGGATAGGCCTCCTTGATGATCTCGGCGATGCCGACGATCTCCTTGCCCTCGTTGGAATGATAGAAGAACGCCTTGTCGCCCTTCTTCATGTTCACGAGATTGATGCGTGCGGTGTAATTGCGCACGCCGGTCCAGGCTTCGCCCTTGGCGCCCTTGGCGACCTGCTGGTCCCAGGACCACACCGATGGTTCGGACTTCACCAGCCAGTACGCCATGCTCATTCCTCTGCCTTGAAGGGGCGGGTCAACAACCCCGAGATCGCGGCGTCGATCGTGCTCCTGCCGCTCAGGATCGAAGCGACCGCTCCTGATACAGGCATCTCGACGTTTTGCGAAGCGGCGAGCTCGATCAGCACCGGTGCGGTGGATTCGCCTTCGGCCAGCTTGCCGGCCGGCGGCTGCTCGCCGCGCCCGAGTGCCAGCCCGAGTGCGAAATTGCGCGACTGCGGGCTCGAACAGGTCAGGATCAAATCGCCGAGACCGGACAAGCCCGTGAGCGTCTCACCGCGCGCGCCGAGCGCGCGACCCAGCCGCGTCAGCTCGGCAAAGCCGCGCGTCGTGAGCGCGGCCTGGGCGGAGGCGCCGAGTTTGCGTCCGACAGAGATGCCGACTGCAATCGCGAGCACGTTTTTGGCGGCGCCGCCGATCTCGACGCCGCGAACGTCAGTGGTGTGATAGGGCCGGAAGGTCGCGGAGCCCAGCGCCTGGACCATCTGGCTCGCCAGTGGCTCGTCCCTCGCCGCAAGCGTCACCGCCGTCGGCAGGCCGCGGGCGACGTCGTCGGCAAAGCTCGGGCCCGACAGGATCGCAGGAATCGCATGCGGCGCGGCTTCCGCGATCACGTCGGTCATGAATTTGTGGGTGCCGTGCTCGATGCCCTTGGCGCAGGCGATGATCGGAACAGAGTTTGTGACGTGCGAGACCAGCAGGTTCACCGCGCCGCGCAGATGCTGCGCCGGCGCTGCGATCAGCAGCATGTCGGCGCGCGCAGCGAGGGCCAGATTGCTCGTCACCGCAATCTCAGGCGCAAGCCGAACGCCCGGCAGCCGCGGGTTGTCGCGGGTCGATTGGATGCGCGCGGCGTGTTCGGCGTTGCGCGCCCACAGCGTCACGCTTCGTCCTGCGCGCGCGGCCACCATCGCCAGCGCCGTGCCCCAGGCACCGGCCCCGATCACAGCGACGGAGCGAAACGCAGTCATTGCTAGTATCCCGCCCGCGTCTTGCCGTAACCGGCCGGCGCAGTGGCGTTGGCGTCGAGCAGCCAGCGCGCGCGGGGCTGCGCCTCCAAGGTATCGGTGATGCCGAGGGCGAGGCGTTCGGCGCCGGCCCAGGCAATCATCGCGCCATTGTCCGTGCAGAGCGCAGGAGGCGGCATGATC
The genomic region above belongs to Bradyrhizobium sp. CCBAU 53338 and contains:
- a CDS encoding EVE domain-containing protein — translated: MAYWLVKSEPSVWSWDQQVAKGAKGEAWTGVRNYTARINLVNMKKGDKAFFYHSNEGKEIVGIAEIIKEAYPDPTDKTEKFVCVDIKADKPLKTPVTMAAIKAEKKLADMALVKYSRLSVQPVTTEEWKLVCKMGGV
- a CDS encoding adenylate/guanylate cyclase domain-containing protein codes for the protein MQLSPTLAWLVDAASDSSGADRLLAELGAHLRADGVPLAAGALTLEVPHPLIAKRTWLWRADNGRVIEALGFAPGGLAPDLPDDAGRRWLRGVAGGDVHEDVVGRDGPLLGWIGPRPFTSDEIGQLRQAARFAATPLAVLAARATLRATLEAYLGKRSAERVLAAPLRRDLGETIQAALLYADLRGFTTLSENSQPADVIAALDAWFDRIAGAVHAFGGEVLKFIGDGVLAIFPVVEASPRRACEAALRAAGAAEAGMAYLNAERSALGLPPLAFGAALHLGEMLWGNIGAANRLDFTAIGPAVNLASRLEGLCKPLGRTVLVSAALAAETEMPLVALGLHKLRGIASPCEVLTLPETQARTS
- a CDS encoding NAD(P)H-dependent glycerol-3-phosphate dehydrogenase, with translation MTAFRSVAVIGAGAWGTALAMVAARAGRSVTLWARNAEHAARIQSTRDNPRLPGVRLAPEIAVTSNLALAARADMLLIAAPAQHLRGAVNLLVSHVTNSVPIIACAKGIEHGTHKFMTDVIAEAAPHAIPAILSGPSFADDVARGLPTAVTLAARDEPLASQMVQALGSATFRPYHTTDVRGVEIGGAAKNVLAIAVGISVGRKLGASAQAALTTRGFAELTRLGRALGARGETLTGLSGLGDLILTCSSPQSRNFALGLALGRGEQPPAGKLAEGESTAPVLIELAASQNVEMPVSGAVASILSGRSTIDAAISGLLTRPFKAEE